One Candidatus Acidiferrales bacterium genomic window, CAATATCCCGAGCACGTGGAAAGCGCAGTTTTTCAGGGGGTGGCTCCGCCAGCGTTTTTGAAGATTCCGCTGGAGGACGCTGCTGGCGTCCAACTCGCCATGGACCAGCTGATTGCGGCCTGCCAGCAGGACGCTCCATGTGAAGCGCACTTCCCCAAGTTCAAAGAACACTTCGCCGCGGTTGCACATCGATTCGATGCCGGTCCTGTAAAGGTGCGCATAGAGAACGCAGCAACGAAGCAGCCGGAAGACGTTATGCTTGCAAAGGAAGTCTTTGCCGACCGCCTCCGGCAGGCTCTCTATACTGCAGGACCGGCTGCGTACGTTCCTTTCATAATAGAGCGAGCGTATGTTGGAGATTACATGCCGCTCGGCCATTTGATCGAAGTAGTGACGCAAGGATTGGGGGACGCGCTTGACCTGGGACTAAACTTATCGGTGACCTGCGCCGAAGATATGCCATTTATTACGGAGGATGCCATACACCGTACGAGTGCAGGCTCGTTCGAGGGGGATGCTCGCGTTCGTGCGCAGCAGCGCGCGTGTAAAATCTGGAATGTCCAGCCGGTTCCTGCCAGCTTCAATCAGCCTGTGCGCAGCAATGCGCCTGTTTTGATGATATCGGGCACCGACGATCCGGCGACGCCATCGGATTACGCGACGCGCGAACTACGGTATCTTCCAAACGCGAAGCAGGTCTTGTTGCAAGGCGCCTCCCATGGAGACAGCACTGCCTGCACAGATCACTTGCTAGTTGAGTTCGTTCTGGCTGGCAGCGCACAACACCTGAATACAACCTCCTGCAAAGCTTCCTTTCGCCGGCCGCCGTTTGTAACATCCATGGCCGACTTCTCGAAGGCTTTTCAATAGTCGACCGCGGAAGAGAGAGCAAAACCGCAACATACGGGAGAGAGCCAACAAAATGAATCGTGTCACAAAGCTTCTGGCGATTTGGGCAGCGCTGCTTTGGGTTGTGGTGGCACAAGCGCAAACCCCACAGCAGAACTACAGTGCAAGAAACCTGGTGGCGGCGGTGCGCGCATATCGCATTGCGCACGAGCCGCAAATCATTGGTGAGTTTGTGAAGTTGCTCTCGATTCCAAACGTTGCCTCCGACGCAACGAATATCGGGCGCAATGCGACACTGATTCAATCCATGCTTGAGGCGCGAGGGTTCCACGTGGAACTATTGCCCACGGCCGAAGGACGCGGGCCGGTCGTCTTCGGGGAACTGGACGCTCCGGGCGCAAAACACACGATCCTTTTTTACGCGCACTACGACGGCCAGCCTGTGGATCCCTCGAAATGGATTGATACCAAACCATTTATCCCTGCGCTGCGGACGGATTCCATCGACAAGGGCGGCAAGCTGATTCCGTTTCCAGACGGTCCAGGCAGCTATAACGACGATTGGCGGATTTATGCGCGCGCCAGCGGCGACGACAAAGCGCCGATCATTGGCATTATGACCGCAGTCGATGCG contains:
- a CDS encoding alpha/beta fold hydrolase, translating into MRRVAVVAFMASVAVCMTSLTTFAAPSSGQMGLHLANCTVGSKKVPARCGTFTVYEDRAAKSGRTVAIPLVVIPAEHPMHRAIFWNPGGPGEGAVDSAGDIADGSEEKELMKLHEHYDIVLANNRGVGGPHAQHCDLYPPAHPEYYFLQNWPDVSLKACRDRLAVNANLSLYTSSISADDLDDIRAALGYPKIVLDGGSYGSYFFFVYMRQYPEHVESAVFQGVAPPAFLKIPLEDAAGVQLAMDQLIAACQQDAPCEAHFPKFKEHFAAVAHRFDAGPVKVRIENAATKQPEDVMLAKEVFADRLRQALYTAGPAAYVPFIIERAYVGDYMPLGHLIEVVTQGLGDALDLGLNLSVTCAEDMPFITEDAIHRTSAGSFEGDARVRAQQRACKIWNVQPVPASFNQPVRSNAPVLMISGTDDPATPSDYATRELRYLPNAKQVLLQGASHGDSTACTDHLLVEFVLAGSAQHLNTTSCKASFRRPPFVTSMADFSKAFQ